Within the Cucurbita pepo subsp. pepo cultivar mu-cu-16 unplaced genomic scaffold, ASM280686v2 Cp4.1_scaffold000874, whole genome shotgun sequence genome, the region ggcagatattgttcaaTTTAGTCGGTTACATATTGTTATCAAGtctcacaaatttaaaatacgttTGTTCCAAAGTGtctgtaaattaaaaaatttaaaagaataaaaatcttaatttttttttttattggggaTTTTAATGGTAAGACAGAGAAGCAATTGTCTCACTCACCTGTCATCTTCTATTACATCACCCACCAACCCACTTCTTCCACCTCCCCATCCAGCAAATTAGAGTTTGCACCTGTcggattttctctctcctttctctCAACCTATCAAAATTATAACAGCCATCACCAACGGCTTCAACCCCCTGCCAGTGGCATCATTTTTCTTAgctactttcttcttcttcatccaatCCAACCCCAAAACTGCTGCTCGGTCGAAGAACGTATTCAAACCCGAGAGCTTTTTAGAGCCTCTCGATacatatctatatctatatctatatctatatttcATGCAGAAGAAGCTTCGTGTTATCGACCATGTCGTACCCACATTACCGATCCCAATTCGGAGATACCACTTTCACTAAAGTGTTCGTCGGTGGGCTAGCTTGGGAGACGCCCACCGACGAAATGAGGAGATATTTTGAGCAATTTGGCGACATTCTTGAAGCTGTGATTATCACCGATAAGAACACCTCCAAATCTAAAGGATACGGCTTTGTAAGTTAGCCTCGtaattatttaagtttttgaGTTTCGGGGTGATTTATATCATTATTCAGGTAACGTTTCGAGACGCTGAATCTGCGAGAAGAGCTTGTGCTAATCCAAACCCGATGATCGATGGGAGACGAGCTAATTGTAACATTGCTGCAATGGGTCGGCCTCGGCCTTCGCCTCCACGAGGTCGGTATTTTAGTTTATCTCTATCGTTTTTACCAcgattgttgtttattcaaatttttgttttggtattCAGGACGAGGGCAGGGTGGCGTAAACCCCTATCAAGGAAGTACAATGCAGGCAGCACCATCTTATAGCGGAGTCCCGCCGCCGTTAAACCAGCCACCGCTTCCTCCGCTGCCCCCTGTCGTTTATTCACCATACGGGTCAGTCAAGTTATTCTCGAATTAGAAAGTTGGGTAGAAATCgtaaagattaaattgaaatcaaggattaaactaaatcaaatatgCGATTATTGATTAGATAAACAAAAGATTAAACGGGTTTAGAAATTGGGTATGAACAGAAATATATGGACCCACTGTTTGCTTGTCTTTGAAGTGTCAACCTCTGCATATCTCTAtgatagtatgatattgttcacttaaaaaaaaacgctCGAAATATACTCAATTATAAGTTACTTATCGCTCGATTTTCTACGTGGGTCTAGATTGATCTACGGTTTCatttggaaagaaagaaagggtgGTCACAATGGGTCAAAACCATTTATGTGATATCCCACAACGAAAGAAATCTGTcactagcagacgtgttttaaaaacctttttaaagggtgtgaaaatatATGGtaacggtgggcttaggcAGCGAGGTCAGCCCCACCGACCAATGGACAAACCCAAAACCAATACAACTGTAACACCAATCAATGTGTTTACAACTGTCCCAAAAACAAAACTGAGTCCCATTTGAGCTAAGGTTCTTCATAAAAAGAATAGAGATTTTCCACTAAGCAATTAATTCCCACCCCAACCCACttggttcttttttcttggCTTTGCAGATACCCAACATACACTCCTGATTATGGCTACCACCACCAGCACTACCAGCACCACCAAGTGAGCCAGCCTCCATTTCTCTTAAAATTATGCATTATTTTTCATTGCGGCATTTACTCAAACACTTGGCGTGCATGCGCGTCAAAAGTCACCATAAACCCTAACTAACTTATAAAAAGCATTGAATTTTAGCAACCACTGTACAACCCATATTTCTATGGCTATTCATTACAATCCCCCAGAGGAGCATTTCCCAGTCCTTCGCAGTCGCATCAGCCCCGTGTACCAGTTCCTCCTTATGTGTACTATCCTCCtcccgccgccgccgccgccgctcaGTTTGAAGGCTCCTTCAGctatcctcctcctcctcctctgaTACGACACCGTTTTGCCTCCACAGGTACGAATTTCTatctctttttataatttttggaattatatatgaacaataaaaaagaCATCTGACAGGAACAGACAAACAGATAaatagattattattattattattattaatataaggtaaaaaaataaa harbors:
- the LOC111785981 gene encoding RNA-binding protein 38-like, whose amino-acid sequence is MSYPHYRSQFGDTTFTKVFVGGLAWETPTDEMRRYFEQFGDILEAVIITDKNTSKSKGYGFVTFRDAESARRACANPNPMIDGRRANCNIAAMGRPRPSPPRGRGQGGVNPYQGSTMQAAPSYSGVPPPLNQPPLPPLPPVVYSPYGYPTYTPDYGYHHQHYQHHQQPLYNPYFYGYSLQSPRGAFPSPSQSHQPRVPVPPYVYYPPPAAAAAAQFEGSFSYPPPPPLIRHRFASTGTNFYLFL